The genome window TTATTGATTGAATTTTGTGAGGAATTAGAATATACACCAGTTATTTTTCATGCGAATCAAACTGTAAATGGAGAACGCAAACCTATTTATCATACCAATGTAATGATGTGTATTGCAGATAAATATGCGATTATTTGTTTGGATTCTATAGATGATAAAAAAGAAAAGAAAGCGGTTTGTGAGTATTTGTTAGAAGCTGGAAAAGAAATAATTGCAATTACAGAAGCACAAATGCATCAATTTGCTGGGAATATGTTGCAAGTTGGCGGTTTAGGACAATCATATTTGGTAATGTCGCAAACGGCTTATAATTCACTTAATCAAGAACAAATTTCTAAAATTGAGGCTTATAATCCAATCTTACCTGTTAAGATAGATTTGATTGAAAAATTAGGAGGAGGAAGTGCTCGTTGTATGATGGCGGAAGTTTTCTTACCAAAAAAGTAATAATATGCAAAAGGTTACGAATTTCGTAGCCTTTTTTAGTTATATTCTGTTAAGTGTTTCCAAAAACGTTTAGGCATCATTTGGATTTGTAACTTCGAATTTTTTCTTGCTTCGATTGTTGTCGAATTAAAATAAGATTTCCATAATTCTTGGTACAAATTCTCATTTACATCAATGTATTCAGTTGGAGTAGTTGAAGATTTTGGTGTAAAATTTAATTGTATTTGTTGAATATTTCCAAAAGATTTTTCATAATAAATTCCATATTTTCGAATCGTATCGTAAATAATCCAATTCTGGTCAGCATATCTTTTTCTGAAATGATTAATAATTAAAGGTAAAACATTATATTTTGGATCAGTTTTCGCAAAAAATAAATCTTGATTAATCTTTTCAAAACGGATAAATGCTTCATGATGATGCTTTTCTCTATGAACTGATCGATACATTTTCATGACATAAAAAACATAATCATTTCCATAATTTAATTGAACTGCAGCTGTTTCATTTATAATTAAACAACAATAATAAAACAGCTTTTCATAAGCTTTAGGTTCTTCTGACAAGAAAACAGCTTGTACAGCTTTGTAACTGGTTTTATTTAGTTTGTCTTTTAGTTTTTTATGTACTCTTTTTGCTTTTGCTTCATCTGTAATCACAGTATAAACTTCATCAAACATCGACGGTAAAAAATCTCTTTCAGAAACTACTTTTATTTGCTTCGGTTTTCTAACATAATAATCAAAAATCAGCGTTAAAAAACCTTCAAAACTATTATCAAAAACATAAATTTCCACTAGTCAAAAAGATTTAATTGATTTGGCTGATTTTTAAGATATTTACTTTTACTAAAACTCAAAATTCTATTTTTAATTTGCGAACCAAGCAAATCTTTTTGTTGAAATTGATCATCTGCACACGTCATGAAAAATTTTGCTCTATTGTAAGCAATTCCAAGATGTTTTAATTGATAAGAATAGATTTTTCCAAATTTTCGAGCTGTAACAATTTTCTTCGCAGATTGAACACCAATTCCCGGAATTCGTAGAATTAAATGATAATCGGCTGTATTAATATCAATCGGATAAAGATGTAAATTTCGTAAAGCATAGCTCAATTTTGGATCGATATCAGTATCCAAATGAGGATTTTGTTGATTAAGAATCTCCGTAACATCAAATTGATAAAAACGCATTAACCAATCTGTTTGATACAGTCTATTCTCTCGTAACAAAGGTGGTTGAGTTCCGATAGACGGAAACATATTATCATTGTGATTGATTGGAATAAAACCTGAATAATATACACGTTTCAACTGGAAATCATTGTAATATTGATTTGCTGTATACATAATTTGCATATCATTTTCGGGCGTTGCACCAATTACCATTTGTGTAGATTGCCCAGCAGGAACAAAGGTTGGAGTAGATTTGATTAATTTTCGTTCAGCATTAAACTCAACTCGTTGTTGATGAATAAATCCTAAAGGTTTTTTTACATCTTCGTGTGATTTTTCTGGTGCAACTAATTTAAGTCCTTCTTCTGTTGGCATTTCGAGATTTATGGACATTCGATCAGCATATAAACCAGCTTCTTTCAATAATTCATCACTCGCTCCAGGAATCGTTTTGAGATGAATATATCCATTAAAATTCTCTTCAAGACGTAACTTTTTCGCAATCAAAAGCAAGCGTTCCATCGTGAAATCAGTATTTTTGAAAATTCCAGAACTTAAGAATAAACCTTCAATATAATTTCGACGATAAAAATTAATCGTTAAATCAACCACTTCTTGCACTGTAAAAGCAGCACGTTTTACATCATTACTTTTTCGAGAAACGCAAAAAGCACAATCATAAATACAATGATTCGTTAATAGAATTTTGAGTAAAGAAACGCATCGACCATCTTCTGTAAACGAATGGCAAATCCCCGACATAGATGCATTTCCTAAGCCTTTGTTTTGGTTTTGTCTTTTACTTCCGCTCGATGAACACGAAACATCATACTTCGCTGCATCTGCTAAGATGCTCAACTTTTCATTAATTCGATCAAAATTCATTTTACTTTGCTTTATGCAAAAAGAATTCTTTTAAAAGTCAAACAATGTCGCTGAAAAAAGTTTAACAAAAAAATTAATCATATTCTAAATTGATTAAAAGTTCAGTCTTTAATCGGCTGATAAAATTACAATCTAATTCAGCAAGAAGAATATCAATTAATTGAGACAAAAAATCGCGGTGAATATAGTTAAATAAAAAGGTTTTTTCATTGGTCATAAAATAGAAATCAAAATGACTAAAATAACCTGAAATTGATTTAATCTCTAATGTTGGAAGTTCTTCGGGTTGAAAAAAATCACTTAATTTTGCACGATAATCATGTATTTTTTTGATAGAATTTGAATTAATATCAACATATTCCAAATTTAAATCTTCAATTTCATCTGAATAAAATTGAATCAAAAATTCATTTTTAGGATAATCATTTATGTACAAATTGAAACGATTATCTTTTTGATATAACTGAAAAAGTCGATTAAATTCTTGCACATTATTGATCATAATAGATGAAGTTAAATAATTGATTTGAATAAATTTAAAAACATTTAGTTAAATAATCAAATAAAAAAGAGCCAAATTAACTTGGCTCTTGTATTTCTAATAACGTATTGTTCTTGTTGTATTTGAAATTGGTTGATCAATATCTTTGACGAATTGTGTTCGTTTGATCCAATTTTTGTGATTATCGTATTGATATTTAATCGTGGAAATATTCTTTACTTTTCCTGTTTCATCAAGCACTGTTTCTTCGATAATATTATTGTTTTCATCAAATTTTCGAACATATTTATTGACTTGTTTATTGTCTTTGTCTACATAAGTTTCCTCTATTGGATTGCCTTTTGCGTCATTTTTATAATTCAACGTATAAGTTCCTTGATTATATTTCACCAATGTTTTGACTAAAAATCCATTTTGATATTGAAACGTTTTCTCTATAAAAACATCCGAATCTTCCAATAAATTAGTTTCTCTTTCGTAAGTTACATTCTGATTTTGATCTAATTTATATTCCGTTTTAGAAACATTGACATCATTTTCGCTTTTCGTCACGATATAACCATCTGTTGTATATTCGTAATCAAAATTGAAAACTAAACTTTCGTCATTGTTTTTCATTTCTCTCGAAATCAATTTATTTGATTCATTGTAATTAAATGTTTCAGCAAAAGTTTTATTTCCAGCTTCATCAAAATAATCACGTTTTGTTGGATTTCCATCTTTATTATACGTTGATTTTGTGTAATATTCGGTTTCATAACCTTCGATAAACTTCATGCGAATACGTGCTTTTTGCATCGATTCTTCGATAAAAGTTGGATTTCCTAAAACATCATTTTGTTGTAATTCAGATTTTTGAGCAAATGCAAAACCTGAAAATAATATGGTAATTAAGGCAATGTTTTTTAACATATGTTGTATTTTTTATTCTTGAATAGAAAGATTAACCAAAATTAATCCAAAAATGTAAATTTCTTGATCTATTTAAAGGTGAACGTAAAAACTAGAACTTATATTTGAAAAAAAATAAAAAAATGAGCACAAAATTTAAACTTTTAGGTAATCAACCTGCATTTATCGATTTGTCATTGTTATTAGTACGTTTAGCTGCTGGTGGATTTATGTTTACACATGGATTCGGAAAATTGCAAAAATTAATCAATGGTAATTTTGAATTTGGTGATCCAATTGGACTTGGACCAGAAATATCTTTGGGTTTAACGGTTTTTGCAGAAATTCTTTGTGCTTTTTTAGTTTTGGTCGGATTATTTACTCGTTTAGCCGTTATTCCACTTATCATTACGATGTTAGTTGCTGTATTTATCGTGCATGCAGATCATGATTTTGGTAAAAAAGAATTGGGATTATTCTATTTAATCAATTATTTAGTTATATTTTTATCAGGCGCAGGAAAATATTCTTTAGACAAATTGATCCTTAAAAAATGATAAAAACATTAACCTATAGCTTATTGATTTGTTCTTCTGCATTATTTGCTCAATCAAAAAATATGAAAAACATTGTTTATACGCCATTAACAAAGACAGAAACGACATTAATAAAAGAAAAGAATTCCTATGATCCTTTTCGTGTTTTATTAACGACTTCGGATGCAGATACAAAAATCTTAAAATCAACTTCTATTGATATTGATCCAAAAGATCCGTTAATCAAATTATTGGCCGATCGTATGTATGCGACTGTACAAGACGAAGCAAGTAAAGGTGTTGGAATTGCAGCTCCACAAATTGGGATTAATCGCAACGCGGTTTGGGTACAACGTTTTGATAAAGAAGGTGAACCTTTTGAGTTTATTATCAATCCAAAAATTACTTGGTATTCGGACATTGTTCGTCACGGTCGCGAAGGTTGTTTGTCGATTCCTGATATTTTCGGAAAAGTGTTTAGAAGCTTGGTTCTTCGATTGGAGTATTATGATTTGGATGGAAATTTTCATGATGAAACGGTAGAAGGTTTTACAGCGGTTATTTTTCAGCACGAATACGATCATTTAACAGGAACGTTATTTACGGATCGAATGAAAGAGCAAGAAGAGCTAAATTATGTGAAAGCAGAAGTAATGAACGATGTTTTTTACTTGAAAAAGACTGGTTCTTTTATAGATGACGACGATGATGAAGATTAAAAATTTCTTAAAACCTAGTAATTATTATGTTTGGCATAGTTTTTAGTTTAATTTTGCGAAAAACTTATTTAGAAAATTGTTAGCATACACTACATATAATCATCCAACGAGTACAGAATGGGTTACTTTTGTTCATGGAGCAGGAGGAAGTTCTACGATTTGGTTCAAACAATTGCGTGAATTTCGCAAACATTTTAATGTTTTGTTAATGGATTTGAGAGGACACGGACGTTCTAAGAAAAACTTGAAAGCGCTTTTCGAAAAACGTTATACTTTCAAATCGGTTTCAAAAGATGTCATTGATGTTTTAGATCATTTAAATATTGATAAAACGCATTTTGTTGGGATGTCTTTGGGAACGATTGTAATTCGACAATTGGCAGAAGATTATTCGGAGCGATTCAAATCAATGGTGATGGGAGGTGCAATTATGAAAATTAATTTTCAATGTCAATTTTTGATTAATGTTGGAAATACTTTCAAACATATGTTGCCTTATTTGATCTTGTATCGAATTTTTGCTTTCGCTATAATGCCAAAAAATACGCACAAGGAATCAAGGTTATTATTTATCAATGAAGCGAAAAAATTGTATCAAAAAGAATTTTTGAAATGGTTTAAACTTACTGCGGATGTAAATCCATTGCTAAAATGGTTTCGAAAAGTTGAATTGAATATTCCGACTTTATATGTGATGGGAGCAGAAGATCATATGTTTTTGCCTTCGATTCAGGAATTAACAAAAGCACATACTAAACATTCAGAATTGATTGTTATCGAAGATTGTGGACATGTCGTGAATGTCGATCAACCACAAATTTTTAACGATAAAGTAATTGAATATATTCATCGAATTAAATAAAAAATATTAAAAAAGCTTCCAATTAGGAAGCTTTTTTTAGTCTATATATCGTTGTATAAAATTATATCCTAAATCGTAATAATGTTTTTGATTATTTTCAAAAGTTAATTCAAATTGTTGACCATTTCCTTTTATAGTAAGTAATTTACAAGGATTAATTTCTCCTAATTCTTCACCAAAATAATAGTAATAAAATTCTGTTTTATAAGTTTGTTGATTTTTTATTGATATT of Empedobacter falsenii contains these proteins:
- a CDS encoding TIGR03915 family putative DNA repair protein encodes the protein MEIYVFDNSFEGFLTLIFDYYVRKPKQIKVVSERDFLPSMFDEVYTVITDEAKAKRVHKKLKDKLNKTSYKAVQAVFLSEEPKAYEKLFYYCCLIINETAAVQLNYGNDYVFYVMKMYRSVHREKHHHEAFIRFEKINQDLFFAKTDPKYNVLPLIINHFRKRYADQNWIIYDTIRKYGIYYEKSFGNIQQIQLNFTPKSSTTPTEYIDVNENLYQELWKSYFNSTTIEARKNSKLQIQMMPKRFWKHLTEYN
- a CDS encoding putative DNA modification/repair radical SAM protein, whose amino-acid sequence is MNFDRINEKLSILADAAKYDVSCSSSGSKRQNQNKGLGNASMSGICHSFTEDGRCVSLLKILLTNHCIYDCAFCVSRKSNDVKRAAFTVQEVVDLTINFYRRNYIEGLFLSSGIFKNTDFTMERLLLIAKKLRLEENFNGYIHLKTIPGASDELLKEAGLYADRMSINLEMPTEEGLKLVAPEKSHEDVKKPLGFIHQQRVEFNAERKLIKSTPTFVPAGQSTQMVIGATPENDMQIMYTANQYYNDFQLKRVYYSGFIPINHNDNMFPSIGTQPPLLRENRLYQTDWLMRFYQFDVTEILNQQNPHLDTDIDPKLSYALRNLHLYPIDINTADYHLILRIPGIGVQSAKKIVTARKFGKIYSYQLKHLGIAYNRAKFFMTCADDQFQQKDLLGSQIKNRILSFSKSKYLKNQPNQLNLFD
- a CDS encoding DoxX family protein; the protein is MSTKFKLLGNQPAFIDLSLLLVRLAAGGFMFTHGFGKLQKLINGNFEFGDPIGLGPEISLGLTVFAEILCAFLVLVGLFTRLAVIPLIITMLVAVFIVHADHDFGKKELGLFYLINYLVIFLSGAGKYSLDKLILKK
- the def gene encoding peptide deformylase translates to MIKTLTYSLLICSSALFAQSKNMKNIVYTPLTKTETTLIKEKNSYDPFRVLLTTSDADTKILKSTSIDIDPKDPLIKLLADRMYATVQDEASKGVGIAAPQIGINRNAVWVQRFDKEGEPFEFIINPKITWYSDIVRHGREGCLSIPDIFGKVFRSLVLRLEYYDLDGNFHDETVEGFTAVIFQHEYDHLTGTLFTDRMKEQEELNYVKAEVMNDVFYLKKTGSFIDDDDDED
- a CDS encoding alpha/beta fold hydrolase → MLAYTTYNHPTSTEWVTFVHGAGGSSTIWFKQLREFRKHFNVLLMDLRGHGRSKKNLKALFEKRYTFKSVSKDVIDVLDHLNIDKTHFVGMSLGTIVIRQLAEDYSERFKSMVMGGAIMKINFQCQFLINVGNTFKHMLPYLILYRIFAFAIMPKNTHKESRLLFINEAKKLYQKEFLKWFKLTADVNPLLKWFRKVELNIPTLYVMGAEDHMFLPSIQELTKAHTKHSELIVIEDCGHVVNVDQPQIFNDKVIEYIHRIK